AGATCCTGTAATACAACAATTACAGTATATACAAGTGCCTCAACCAGCCCCTGCTATTTTACCACAACAAATGCAACAAACTTTTGGACCTCCCCAACCTATTCCAATACGGCAATATGATCCTTATCAACAGTATTTACAAGTGCAAGAACCTATAAATTACGGAGCTCAACCGGTCCAACAATCTCAACCACAACAAATAGAGTATATACAAGGGCCTCATCCAACCCCTGTTGCACTACCACAACAACAAGTACATTATGGATCAGTTGTACCAGCTCAGCCGACACAGCAACCGTATGGACCATTCCAACCTCAGCATCAACCACAAATGCCATCCGGATATCAATTACCTCCACAAAATCAGCCAATACCAATACCTCCACAAAATCAGCCAATACCAATACCTCCACAATCACAGCCTATATCAATGCAGCAATTTGTACAAGGACCTCGACCAATACATCCACAACCTACGCCGATACAGACACAACCAATAGTACATCCTCGACCAATACATCCACAACCTACGCCGATACAGACACAACCAATAGTACATCCTCGACCAATACATCCACAACCTACGCCGATACCAGTGCAACCGATGCAACAGAAACCCCCTACTCAATTTAGGCCACCTCAGCCCAAAATACCAGTTCCAAGCGGACCACAACAAGAAAACCTATATCTAAGGGGACCTCAACTACCTTTTCCAGAACTTAGAGAGCCATTTAGACCAGAAATCAATAAAGGACCTGGTTTATTAGGTCCTGCGCCAGGACCACTCAGACATCCTATATATGTAACACAAGGAATCACAAGTAGAGAACAGCCTATCAAAATACCACATACGAAACATCAAACTGAGCGTCCAACTAAATCTCAACCAACTAAACCTGAACCTAGTAAACCAACTAAACCCAGTGAGCCAACTGAGCCCAGCGGCACAGATAAGGAGTTACAACCGGAGCGCATCCCAGTTGAAGTTGGATCTGATGATGAGACTGAAGAAGGAGCAGCTGGAGGTGGAGATGATGATGATGAGGGAGATGAAAAGGTGAAACCATCTGAACCAGtaaaaaaat
Above is a window of Theileria parva strain Muguga chromosome 2, complete sequence, whole genome shotgun sequence DNA encoding:
- a CDS encoding SVSP family protein (Tp28), whose amino-acid sequence is MEQTAYIYTIVLLIVQLVECADQPNQPPIQPIYYLIPTNESQQSQNQLQNIQVQPVVYYVAGPEPTPQAINYYGPLPTQPAPVQYYVPGPQAPQPVQVQYDGILQQQMQIDPVIQQLQYIQVPQPAPAILPQQMQQTFGPPQPIPIRQYDPYQQYLQVQEPINYGAQPVQQSQPQQIEYIQGPHPTPVALPQQQVHYGSVVPAQPTQQPYGPFQPQHQPQMPSGYQLPPQNQPIPIPPQNQPIPIPPQSQPISMQQFVQGPRPIHPQPTPIQTQPIVHPRPIHPQPTPIQTQPIVHPRPIHPQPTPIPVQPMQQKPPTQFRPPQPKIPVPSGPQQENLYLRGPQLPFPELREPFRPEINKGPGLLGPAPGPLRHPIYVTQGITSREQPIKIPHTKHQTERPTKSQPTKPEPSKPTKPSEPTEPSGTDKELQPERIPVEVGSDDETEEGAAGGGDDDDEGDEKVKPSEPVKKCEKITFMKRDNSGKLVEMTDDEYFIKWIVATKIKYVFKAKLEAVLCDEEVIFNQAPEKEYCKSMVYNIPYCAFIFGRSDGYVLVKYHKGSWKLKARGIPDYVELYTVDEGGNDVKLGDEAYYLKFTPSASFKFSLIPSVRLTKVVVKGETVWEKSCSDGFPISVSVTDRMNVLMFFNQYIRIYGPRRGKYRYLFTRPNLESTKH